In Agromyces sp. 3263, a single genomic region encodes these proteins:
- a CDS encoding MFS transporter, with amino-acid sequence MTLPPEPPAGTTPVDPGTPVPPATADSGAIRVMGLQLQEGRVIPRRQVVSWALWDWATQPFNSVILTFVFTALYLTSDTFLDPAVAALGEGDPAYERGLGELASALGWAITISGVLIAVLAPVLGQRADVAGRRKLWLGGATAALVACMVGLFFVQGAPAYFVLGISLIAAGTVFSEIAGVNYNAMLVQVSTPKTVGKVSGLGWGLGYVGGIVALVLVVVATTFDWWGMPTDNGLAYRVIALGCAVWTLLFAWPVLVYVPEAPPAPHRERVSFFRSYVVLVHDIVALWRGSRPTFWFLLASAVFRDGLAGVFAFGAVIAAVAFHFSSNEVLIFGIAANLLAGVSTIVAGRFDDRFGPRAVILTALGGLIAAGLLVFFLHDSGKLVFWVFGLVLTLFVGPAQAASRSFLARVTPAGRESEIFGLYATTGRAASFLSPMLWATFIAVFGATYWGILGIVIVIAAGFVLMLYVKVPAERA; translated from the coding sequence ATGACCCTTCCCCCCGAGCCGCCCGCCGGCACGACTCCGGTCGATCCCGGCACGCCCGTCCCCCCGGCGACCGCCGATTCCGGCGCGATCCGGGTGATGGGCCTGCAACTGCAGGAGGGCCGGGTCATCCCGCGTCGTCAGGTGGTCTCGTGGGCGCTCTGGGACTGGGCGACGCAGCCGTTCAACTCGGTCATCCTCACGTTCGTGTTCACCGCGCTGTACCTGACCAGCGACACGTTCCTCGACCCGGCCGTCGCCGCGCTCGGCGAGGGCGACCCGGCGTACGAACGCGGGCTGGGCGAGCTCGCCAGCGCCCTCGGCTGGGCGATCACCATCTCGGGCGTGCTCATCGCGGTGCTCGCGCCGGTGCTCGGCCAGCGGGCGGATGTCGCGGGCCGTCGGAAGCTCTGGCTCGGCGGCGCCACCGCCGCCCTCGTCGCGTGCATGGTCGGGCTGTTCTTCGTGCAGGGCGCTCCGGCGTACTTCGTGCTCGGCATCTCGCTGATCGCCGCGGGAACGGTGTTCAGCGAGATCGCCGGGGTCAACTACAACGCGATGCTGGTGCAGGTGTCGACGCCGAAGACGGTCGGCAAGGTCTCGGGGCTCGGCTGGGGACTCGGCTACGTCGGCGGCATCGTGGCGCTCGTGCTCGTCGTGGTCGCGACGACGTTCGACTGGTGGGGGATGCCCACCGACAACGGACTCGCCTATCGCGTGATCGCCCTCGGCTGCGCCGTGTGGACGCTGCTCTTCGCCTGGCCGGTGCTCGTGTACGTACCAGAGGCACCACCGGCGCCGCACCGCGAGCGGGTGTCGTTCTTCCGCAGCTACGTGGTGCTGGTGCACGACATCGTGGCGCTCTGGCGCGGGTCGCGCCCCACGTTCTGGTTCCTGCTCGCGAGCGCGGTCTTCCGCGACGGGCTCGCCGGCGTCTTCGCGTTCGGTGCGGTCATCGCGGCGGTCGCGTTCCACTTCTCGTCGAACGAGGTCCTGATCTTCGGCATCGCGGCGAACCTGCTCGCGGGCGTCTCCACGATCGTGGCCGGGCGCTTCGACGACCGCTTCGGACCGCGGGCCGTCATCCTCACGGCGCTCGGCGGCCTGATCGCCGCCGGACTCCTCGTGTTCTTCCTCCACGACTCGGGCAAGCTCGTGTTCTGGGTCTTCGGGCTGGTGCTCACGCTGTTCGTCGGGCCGGCACAGGCGGCGTCGCGGTCGTTCCTCGCGCGCGTCACCCCGGCGGGTCGCGAGAGCGAGATCTTCGGCCTCTACGCGACGACCGGACGTGCCGCGAGCTTCCTGTCGCCGATGCTCTGGGCGACGTTCATCGCGGTGTTCGGCGCGACCTACTGGGGCATCCTCGGCATCGTCATCGTGATCGCGGCCGGGTTCGTGCTCATGCTCTACGTGAAGGTGCCGGCCGAGCGCGCCTGA
- a CDS encoding M20/M25/M40 family metallo-hydrolase — protein sequence MRVTPDRVEAMLDDLARLVRAESPSDDLAAVADSAGVVADIMTARLGRAPEVASVDGVHHVMLRGRDPRVLVLGHHDTVWPIGTLAELPFRVADGVITGPGTLDMKVGLVQAIHALDLVRAEIGLDAVTLLVTGDEEVGSPTSRALIEAEAARCHAALVLEPGGGGGELKIARKGTSNYRIEVEGRAAHAGLEPERGVNAAIALAGIVLALDAIADADAGTTVTPTILAGGTTANTVPAQAHVQVDVRARTVGEQQRVDRAIRALTTPVRGARITVTGGPHRPPLERAATNGLFERAGLLADALGQTAPAGIDAGGASDGNFTGALGVPTLDGLGAVGGGPHARDEHALVGWIAPRTELLAALVVDVVRRARPAPSRRA from the coding sequence ATGCGCGTGACTCCCGATCGCGTCGAGGCCATGCTCGACGACCTCGCACGACTCGTGCGCGCCGAATCACCCTCCGACGATCTCGCCGCCGTCGCCGACAGCGCCGGGGTCGTGGCCGACATCATGACCGCACGACTGGGCCGGGCGCCCGAGGTCGCCTCCGTCGACGGGGTGCACCACGTGATGCTGCGGGGGCGCGATCCCCGGGTGCTCGTGCTCGGCCACCACGACACCGTGTGGCCGATCGGCACCCTCGCCGAGCTGCCGTTCCGCGTCGCCGACGGGGTCATCACCGGGCCGGGCACGCTCGACATGAAGGTCGGGCTGGTGCAGGCGATCCACGCCCTCGACCTCGTGCGCGCCGAGATCGGTCTCGACGCCGTCACCCTCCTCGTCACCGGCGACGAGGAGGTCGGATCCCCCACCTCGCGCGCCCTCATCGAGGCGGAGGCCGCCAGGTGCCACGCCGCCCTGGTGCTCGAGCCGGGCGGCGGCGGCGGCGAGCTGAAGATCGCGCGCAAGGGCACCTCCAACTACCGGATCGAGGTCGAGGGCCGGGCGGCGCACGCCGGGCTCGAGCCCGAGCGCGGCGTCAACGCGGCCATCGCGCTGGCCGGCATCGTGCTCGCCCTCGACGCCATCGCCGACGCCGACGCGGGCACGACCGTCACCCCCACCATCCTGGCGGGCGGGACCACGGCGAACACCGTGCCCGCGCAGGCGCACGTCCAGGTCGATGTCCGTGCGCGAACCGTCGGCGAGCAGCAGCGCGTCGACCGTGCGATCCGCGCGCTCACCACGCCCGTGCGCGGGGCCCGCATCACGGTCACCGGTGGGCCGCACCGCCCTCCGCTCGAACGCGCGGCCACGAACGGCCTGTTCGAGCGGGCGGGCCTGCTCGCCGATGCGCTGGGCCAGACCGCGCCGGCCGGCATCGACGCCGGCGGGGCATCCGACGGCAACTTCACCGGCGCGCTCGGCGTGCCGACCCTCGACGGCCTCGGCGCGGTCGGCGGCGGCCCCCACGCGCGCGACGAGCACGCGCTCGTCGGGTGGATCGCACCGCGCACCGAGCTCCTCGCGGCCCTCGTCGTCGACGTCGTCAGGCGCGCTCGGCCGGCACCTTCACGTAGAGCATGA
- a CDS encoding glycoside hydrolase family 3 C-terminal domain-containing protein: MSSTTTAAGALDSNESLDSDESTAGTETIADSPALDAIAVAATLPLDEKVALLTGAATWTLRAIPEIGLRTMTVSDGPIGVRGTGEDGLPSAQLPAPSATAATWDVDLQARLGTLMAAEARRKAVDVVLAPVVNLQRSPVGGRHFECLAEDPFLTARLAVAFVDAIQAQGIAACVKHFVGNETETDRTEYLSRIDERTLREAYLAPFEAVVEAGVWTVMAAYNGLVLDGVGQTSTAHGPLLNGILKQEWGFDGVVVSDWLATKTTVEPALGGLDLVMPGPGGPWADGLLAAVRDGRVPESAIDDKVARIVRLAERVGALSGLAGETLPFDATGATGDPGGDEVTAFLTEAAARSTVVLRNEGGLLPVSPGPDGPARIALIGHNAITPFTQGGGSAFVTAPHVSDPLDALRAAFPAAKVELHRGGATTMGAPLTPAELLTTPDGGRGVRIEHLDADGAVIGSQQVPDAASLWFPIDDDAVASVRLITDVMLDRAGRHVIELAPVGAHLIEVDGVHRAASDTHVGVEVVLNSSYANPPAVETVIETDAPRTVRIEAELQVIDGESYGRFVRLHFRYRAPGQTVDEELDQAVAAAAASDLAVVVVGTNPETESEGWDRPNLALPARQNELVRRVVAANPRTVVVVNAGAPVLLPWLDEVAAVLWWWLPGQEAGRSLAAVLSGATEPSGRLPWTLPADEADVPVPNGIPVDGFIDYAEGVDVGHRGWDRLGRTPAREFGYGLGYAEWEYRSLELVDAASGTGGDGSADHLAIARVTIANVAARDGREVVQLYLSADGDESRPVRWLAGFAVVEVAAGDTATVDIPLARRSFETWSTDAAGWTLPVGAYRLRAGRSSRDLRLETTHTISG, encoded by the coding sequence GTGAGCTCAACGACGACCGCCGCCGGCGCCCTCGACTCCAACGAGTCCCTCGACTCCGACGAGTCCACCGCCGGCACCGAGACGATCGCCGACTCCCCGGCTCTCGACGCCATCGCCGTCGCCGCCACGCTCCCCCTCGACGAGAAGGTCGCGCTCCTCACCGGCGCCGCCACGTGGACCCTCCGGGCGATCCCCGAGATCGGGCTCCGCACGATGACCGTCTCCGACGGCCCCATCGGCGTGCGCGGCACCGGCGAAGACGGCCTGCCGTCGGCGCAGCTGCCCGCCCCGTCGGCCACCGCCGCGACCTGGGACGTCGACCTGCAGGCCCGCCTCGGCACGCTGATGGCCGCCGAGGCCCGGCGCAAGGCCGTCGACGTCGTGCTCGCCCCCGTCGTGAACCTGCAGCGCAGCCCCGTCGGCGGGCGCCACTTCGAATGCCTCGCCGAGGACCCGTTCCTCACCGCGCGCCTCGCGGTCGCGTTCGTCGACGCCATCCAGGCGCAGGGCATCGCGGCGTGCGTCAAGCACTTCGTCGGCAACGAGACCGAGACCGACCGCACCGAGTACCTCAGCCGCATCGACGAGCGCACCCTGCGCGAGGCGTACCTGGCACCGTTCGAGGCGGTCGTCGAGGCGGGCGTGTGGACGGTGATGGCCGCGTACAACGGCCTCGTCCTCGACGGGGTCGGCCAGACCTCCACGGCGCACGGGCCCCTGCTGAACGGCATCCTGAAGCAGGAATGGGGCTTCGACGGCGTCGTGGTGAGCGACTGGCTCGCCACGAAGACCACCGTCGAGCCGGCCCTCGGCGGCCTCGATCTCGTGATGCCGGGACCCGGCGGACCGTGGGCCGACGGCCTCCTCGCGGCCGTCCGCGACGGACGCGTCCCCGAGTCGGCGATCGACGACAAGGTCGCCCGCATCGTGCGCCTCGCCGAGCGCGTCGGCGCCCTCAGCGGGCTCGCCGGCGAGACGCTCCCGTTCGACGCCACCGGCGCCACCGGCGATCCGGGCGGCGACGAGGTGACCGCGTTCCTCACCGAGGCGGCCGCGCGCTCGACCGTCGTGCTCCGCAACGAGGGCGGCCTGCTGCCGGTCTCGCCCGGTCCCGACGGCCCCGCGCGCATCGCGCTCATCGGCCACAACGCCATCACGCCCTTCACGCAGGGCGGCGGCAGCGCCTTCGTCACCGCCCCGCACGTGAGCGACCCGCTCGACGCCCTTCGCGCCGCGTTCCCCGCCGCGAAGGTCGAGCTGCACCGCGGCGGCGCCACCACGATGGGCGCACCCCTCACGCCCGCGGAGCTGCTGACCACGCCCGACGGCGGCCGCGGCGTCCGCATCGAGCACCTCGACGCCGACGGCGCGGTCATCGGTTCCCAGCAGGTTCCGGATGCCGCGAGCCTCTGGTTCCCGATCGACGACGACGCCGTGGCATCCGTGCGCCTCATCACCGACGTCATGCTCGACCGCGCCGGACGCCACGTCATCGAGCTCGCGCCGGTCGGCGCGCACCTCATCGAGGTCGACGGCGTGCACCGGGCCGCGTCCGACACGCACGTCGGCGTCGAGGTCGTGCTGAACTCGAGCTACGCGAACCCGCCGGCCGTCGAGACGGTGATCGAGACCGACGCCCCGCGCACCGTGCGCATCGAGGCCGAGCTGCAGGTCATCGACGGCGAGTCCTACGGGCGGTTCGTACGCCTGCACTTCCGCTACCGCGCCCCCGGACAGACGGTGGACGAGGAGCTCGACCAGGCCGTGGCGGCGGCCGCGGCATCCGACCTCGCCGTCGTCGTCGTGGGCACGAACCCCGAGACCGAGTCAGAGGGCTGGGATCGCCCGAACCTCGCGCTGCCCGCCCGGCAGAACGAGCTCGTGCGCCGCGTGGTCGCCGCCAACCCCCGCACCGTCGTGGTCGTGAACGCCGGCGCGCCCGTGCTGCTGCCGTGGCTCGACGAGGTCGCCGCGGTGCTCTGGTGGTGGCTGCCCGGCCAGGAGGCCGGCCGGTCGCTCGCGGCCGTGCTGAGCGGCGCCACCGAGCCGAGCGGGCGACTGCCGTGGACGCTCCCCGCCGACGAGGCGGACGTGCCGGTGCCGAACGGCATCCCGGTCGACGGGTTCATCGACTACGCCGAAGGGGTCGACGTCGGCCACCGCGGCTGGGACCGCCTCGGCCGGACGCCCGCCCGCGAGTTCGGCTACGGACTCGGGTACGCCGAGTGGGAGTACCGCTCGCTCGAGCTCGTCGACGCGGCATCCGGAACCGGCGGAGACGGCAGCGCCGACCACCTCGCGATCGCCCGCGTGACCATCGCGAACGTCGCCGCCCGAGACGGCCGCGAGGTCGTGCAGCTCTACCTCTCGGCCGACGGCGACGAGTCACGCCCCGTGCGCTGGCTCGCCGGCTTCGCGGTCGTCGAGGTTGCCGCGGGCGACACCGCCACCGTCGACATCCCCCTCGCACGCCGGTCGTTCGAGACCTGGTCGACGGATGCCGCCGGCTGGACCCTGCCCGTCGGCGCCTACCGCCTGCGCGCCGGGCGCAGCTCACGAGACCTCCGCCTCGAGACCACGCACACGATCTCGGGCTGA
- a CDS encoding ABC transporter substrate-binding protein — translation MRKSILATGALLVAAGLAFTGCSAGSGGDGDTSGKVLTVGMPNGPQQPNHNPLATGSASLSLGYAYVVYESLMQVNDIDPTQDPIPWLAESVEWNDDSTQAVITARDGVKWSDGEDFTAEDIAFSIQLRKDNPELNIDFPDQYGDISVDGNQVTVDFTTGQFVNRAKLYKLLIVPEHLWADQDAVNWTDDEMIGTGPYTLKTFTPQAVTLVPNEAYWGGKPTVGQLRYDAFNDNAGLTTALTTGDAQWGWTFIPDYESTFIAKNPDHYAQVAGGGFGVDVLYLNNETKPFNNVAFRQALNMVVDRGDISETAGYGVWPEITSVTGLPQPSGDAFISDEYQGQELSVDVDGAKKVLTDAGYTYEGEKLIDPDGEPVTFTLTNPSGWTDYLDALGIIAEGAESIGAEATVEPIVQDTWFNDTIPFGNFQASLHWTDGGTTPWNMYSNIMDGASYVPLGETANWNFGRYQNDEVTQALATYKSATSDEDRQAALDVIEQRFVEDVPGIIIWSRPAVAQYSTVNYTGFPTSEDPYVNPQPTGPQAALILSKLKPTE, via the coding sequence ATGCGAAAGAGCATCCTCGCCACAGGCGCCCTACTGGTCGCCGCCGGCTTGGCTTTCACCGGGTGCAGCGCAGGCAGCGGCGGGGACGGTGACACCAGTGGCAAGGTGCTCACCGTCGGCATGCCGAACGGCCCGCAGCAGCCCAACCACAACCCGCTCGCCACGGGCTCCGCGTCGCTGTCGCTCGGCTACGCGTACGTCGTCTACGAGTCGCTCATGCAGGTCAACGACATCGACCCGACGCAGGACCCCATCCCGTGGCTCGCCGAGTCGGTGGAGTGGAACGACGACTCGACCCAGGCGGTCATCACCGCTCGCGACGGCGTGAAGTGGTCGGACGGCGAGGACTTCACCGCCGAGGACATCGCCTTCTCGATCCAGCTCCGCAAGGACAACCCCGAGCTGAACATCGACTTCCCCGACCAGTACGGCGACATCAGCGTCGACGGCAACCAGGTCACCGTCGACTTCACGACCGGCCAGTTCGTCAACCGGGCGAAGCTCTACAAGCTCCTCATCGTGCCCGAGCACCTCTGGGCCGACCAGGACGCCGTGAACTGGACCGACGACGAGATGATCGGCACCGGTCCGTACACGCTCAAGACGTTCACCCCGCAGGCCGTGACGCTCGTGCCGAACGAGGCCTACTGGGGCGGCAAGCCCACGGTGGGGCAGCTGCGCTACGACGCGTTCAACGACAACGCCGGGCTCACCACGGCCCTCACGACCGGTGACGCGCAGTGGGGGTGGACGTTCATCCCCGACTACGAGTCCACGTTCATCGCCAAGAACCCCGACCACTACGCGCAGGTCGCGGGCGGCGGCTTCGGCGTCGACGTGCTCTACCTCAACAACGAGACGAAGCCGTTCAACAACGTGGCCTTCCGGCAGGCACTGAACATGGTCGTCGACCGCGGTGACATCTCCGAGACCGCCGGGTACGGCGTGTGGCCCGAGATCACGAGCGTGACCGGACTGCCGCAGCCCTCGGGCGACGCGTTCATCTCCGACGAGTACCAGGGCCAGGAGCTCTCGGTCGACGTCGACGGCGCGAAGAAGGTGCTGACGGATGCCGGCTACACCTACGAGGGCGAGAAGCTCATCGACCCCGACGGCGAGCCCGTGACCTTCACGCTCACGAACCCGAGCGGCTGGACCGACTACCTCGACGCGCTCGGCATCATCGCCGAGGGTGCGGAGTCGATCGGCGCCGAGGCCACCGTCGAGCCGATCGTGCAGGACACGTGGTTCAACGACACCATCCCGTTCGGCAACTTCCAGGCGTCGCTGCACTGGACCGATGGCGGCACCACCCCGTGGAACATGTACTCGAACATCATGGACGGCGCCTCCTACGTGCCGCTCGGCGAGACGGCCAACTGGAACTTCGGCCGCTACCAGAACGACGAGGTCACCCAGGCGCTCGCGACCTACAAGTCGGCAACGAGCGATGAGGACCGCCAGGCGGCCCTCGACGTCATCGAGCAGCGATTCGTCGAGGACGTGCCCGGCATCATCATCTGGTCGCGTCCGGCCGTGGCGCAGTACTCCACGGTGAACTACACGGGCTTCCCGACGAGCGAGGACCCCTACGTGAACCCGCAGCCGACGGGTCCGCAGGCGGCGCTCATCCTGTCGAAGCTGAAGCCGACCGAGTAG
- a CDS encoding endonuclease/exonuclease/phosphatase family protein, with protein sequence MRLVTWNVLWRFEPDWRAREAGILTTLEQLEPDVIGLQECWGTAETSQAHVVAEHLGFHAAFVSPSLPPVPDPPEHPDQAGVLMGVGLVSRWPIRDVASHGLPVSHRQVAPTALAARIDHPETPFDVIVAATEWEPDFADDHLAQTRRLAELLAAASSGPPRFLLADLNCDASQPEFDPLAAVADDTWELAGGDPEAVTLSSAVPFAPLEATKEIDRRIDHVLARRGAGVVADAAFTVDTPVDGLFPSDHFPVVADVRFP encoded by the coding sequence GTGCGACTCGTGACGTGGAACGTGCTGTGGCGCTTCGAGCCCGACTGGCGGGCGCGTGAGGCCGGGATCCTGACGACGCTCGAGCAGCTGGAGCCCGACGTGATCGGCCTGCAGGAGTGCTGGGGCACCGCCGAGACGTCGCAGGCGCACGTCGTCGCCGAGCACCTCGGATTCCACGCGGCCTTCGTGTCGCCGTCGCTTCCGCCGGTACCCGATCCGCCCGAGCACCCCGACCAGGCGGGGGTGCTCATGGGCGTGGGGCTCGTGAGCCGCTGGCCGATCCGCGACGTCGCGAGCCACGGGCTCCCCGTCAGCCACCGCCAGGTCGCGCCGACGGCGCTCGCGGCGCGGATCGATCACCCCGAGACCCCGTTCGACGTGATCGTGGCGGCGACCGAGTGGGAGCCCGACTTCGCCGACGACCACCTGGCGCAGACCCGGCGCCTCGCCGAGTTGCTCGCGGCGGCGTCGTCCGGCCCGCCGCGATTCCTCCTCGCCGACCTCAACTGCGACGCGAGCCAGCCCGAGTTCGATCCGCTCGCCGCCGTCGCGGACGACACGTGGGAGCTCGCCGGCGGCGACCCCGAGGCCGTGACGTTGAGCTCCGCGGTGCCCTTCGCGCCGCTCGAGGCGACGAAGGAGATCGACCGCCGCATCGACCACGTGCTGGCGCGGCGGGGCGCCGGTGTCGTCGCGGATGCCGCGTTCACCGTCGACACGCCGGTCGACGGGCTGTTCCCATCCGACCACTTCCCGGTCGTCGCCGATGTGCGGTTCCCCTGA
- a CDS encoding ABC transporter permease, with translation MRFFLRRFMFYVITFWAAVTINFIIPRLLPGDPVSALIAKNQGRISPDATEALRALFGLDEDVSIWQQYLDYWNLILHGELGISFTYFPTPVTEVIQQALPWTIGLVGIATIISFTIGTLIGTGIGWRRGTWADSLLPISTFFSSVPYFWLALIAISLFSVTLGWFPASGSYDRSLVPTWSWEFIGSVIYYGFLPAMTIVISSIAGWILGMRNMMVTVSSEDYVTVAQAKGLSERAVMFGYAARNAVLPQVSSFALSLGFIVGGTLVMEIVFSYQGIGYFLFTAVAAKDYPLMQGIFLVITLAVLFANIVADFVYGVLDPRTRQEG, from the coding sequence ATGAGGTTCTTCCTGCGCCGCTTCATGTTCTACGTGATCACGTTCTGGGCCGCGGTGACGATCAACTTCATCATCCCGAGGCTCCTGCCCGGCGACCCGGTGAGCGCGCTCATCGCGAAGAACCAGGGCCGCATCTCGCCCGACGCGACCGAGGCGCTGCGCGCCCTCTTCGGCCTCGATGAGGATGTGTCGATCTGGCAGCAGTACCTCGACTACTGGAACCTCATCCTGCACGGCGAGCTCGGCATCTCGTTCACCTACTTCCCGACGCCGGTCACCGAGGTCATCCAGCAGGCGCTCCCGTGGACGATCGGGCTCGTGGGCATCGCCACGATCATCAGCTTCACGATCGGCACGCTCATCGGCACCGGCATCGGCTGGCGCCGCGGCACGTGGGCGGACTCGCTCCTGCCGATCTCCACGTTCTTCTCGTCGGTCCCCTACTTCTGGCTGGCCCTCATCGCCATCTCGCTGTTCTCCGTGACGCTGGGCTGGTTCCCCGCGAGCGGCAGCTACGACCGGTCGCTCGTGCCGACCTGGTCGTGGGAGTTCATCGGCTCGGTGATCTACTACGGCTTCCTGCCGGCGATGACGATCGTCATCTCGTCGATCGCCGGGTGGATCCTCGGCATGCGGAACATGATGGTGACCGTCTCCTCCGAGGACTACGTCACCGTCGCCCAGGCCAAGGGCCTGTCGGAGCGCGCCGTGATGTTCGGCTACGCCGCCCGCAACGCGGTGCTGCCGCAGGTGTCGAGCTTCGCGCTCTCGCTCGGGTTCATCGTGGGCGGCACCCTCGTGATGGAGATCGTCTTCTCCTACCAGGGCATCGGCTACTTCCTCTTCACCGCGGTCGCGGCGAAGGACTACCCGCTCATGCAGGGCATCTTCCTCGTCATCACGCTCGCGGTGCTGTTCGCGAACATCGTGGCGGACTTCGTCTACGGGGTGCTCGACCCGCGCACCCGACAGGAGGGCTGA
- a CDS encoding ABC transporter ATP-binding protein: MTQPEPPVLQAVDLQKHFKLRGSGRRGGVVHAVDDVNLELHRGRVLALVGESGSGKSTIARLLAQLMPTTGGRILLHGADATARRRPAFRAYVGRVQMIFQDPFGSLNPVHTVRYTLTRSIRIHRGRLRGAALEDALEELLDRVQLTPSERYIDKFPHELSGGQRQRVAIARALAADPEVLLADEPISMLDVSIRLGILNLLQDLRDRLHLAILYITHDIASARYFADRTMVMYAGRIVESGDSESVTQDPKHPYTQLLVRSAPDPDDLEARARGARGEAPSLVNPPSGCRFNPRCPFATDLCRTEVPPLMAVGEGREAACWGYSDRPDRPRVGSVVEALAKEDRA, encoded by the coding sequence ATGACGCAACCCGAGCCCCCCGTGCTGCAGGCCGTCGACCTGCAGAAGCACTTCAAGCTCCGCGGGTCGGGGCGGCGCGGCGGCGTGGTGCACGCCGTCGACGACGTGAACCTCGAGCTGCACCGCGGCCGCGTGCTCGCCCTCGTCGGCGAGTCGGGCTCGGGCAAGTCGACCATCGCCCGGCTGCTCGCGCAGCTCATGCCCACCACGGGCGGTCGCATCCTGCTCCACGGCGCGGATGCCACGGCCCGCCGCCGCCCGGCGTTCCGCGCCTACGTCGGTCGCGTGCAGATGATCTTCCAGGACCCGTTCGGGTCGCTGAACCCCGTGCACACCGTGCGCTACACGCTCACGCGAAGCATCCGGATCCACCGTGGCCGACTGCGCGGCGCCGCCCTCGAGGACGCCCTCGAGGAGCTCCTCGACCGGGTGCAGCTCACGCCCTCGGAGCGCTACATCGACAAGTTCCCCCACGAGCTCTCCGGCGGTCAGCGCCAGCGCGTCGCCATAGCCAGAGCGCTCGCGGCCGACCCCGAGGTGCTGCTCGCCGACGAGCCGATCTCGATGCTCGACGTGTCGATCCGCCTCGGCATCCTGAACCTGCTGCAGGACCTGCGCGACCGCCTGCACCTCGCGATCCTGTACATCACCCACGACATCGCGTCGGCGCGCTACTTCGCCGATCGCACGATGGTCATGTACGCCGGGCGCATCGTCGAGAGCGGCGACTCCGAGTCCGTGACGCAGGACCCGAAGCATCCGTACACCCAGCTGCTCGTGCGCTCGGCGCCCGATCCCGACGACCTCGAGGCGCGCGCCCGCGGCGCGCGCGGTGAGGCCCCGAGCCTCGTGAATCCCCCGAGCGGATGCCGCTTCAACCCGCGCTGCCCGTTCGCCACCGACCTGTGCCGCACCGAGGTGCCGCCGCTGATGGCCGTCGGCGAGGGCCGCGAGGCCGCGTGCTGGGGCTATTCCGATCGACCCGATCGCCCCCGCGTCGGATCCGTCGTCGAGGCGCTCGCGAAGGAGGACCGCGCATGA
- a CDS encoding TetR/AcrR family transcriptional regulator has translation MDTARDDPRGRPAAERVQRPQARTTERREAVLKAAMNVFGARGYNKGALVEVAEQAGMTHAGVLHHFGSKEGLLVAMLKYRDGEEVAGVPARAQTEGPAFLQHLVDTVEENTHRRGVVQAYSVLSGESVTDGHPAHDYFQERFHILRAKIAGVLGEVSGNTDEQELSDAASALIAMMDGLQVQWLLEPDAIDMPRILSRTMDELVDRLRTTA, from the coding sequence GTGGACACAGCCCGAGACGACCCGCGCGGCAGGCCCGCTGCCGAGCGCGTGCAGCGGCCGCAGGCCCGCACGACCGAGCGTCGCGAGGCCGTGCTCAAGGCCGCCATGAACGTGTTCGGCGCCCGCGGCTACAACAAGGGCGCCCTCGTCGAGGTGGCCGAGCAGGCCGGCATGACCCACGCGGGTGTGCTCCACCACTTCGGCAGCAAGGAGGGCCTGCTCGTCGCGATGCTGAAGTACCGCGACGGCGAGGAGGTCGCCGGCGTGCCTGCCCGAGCGCAGACCGAGGGCCCCGCGTTCCTGCAGCACCTCGTCGACACCGTCGAGGAGAACACGCATCGCCGCGGCGTCGTGCAGGCGTACTCCGTGCTGTCGGGCGAGTCGGTCACCGACGGGCACCCGGCCCACGACTACTTCCAGGAGCGGTTCCACATCCTGCGCGCGAAGATCGCCGGCGTGCTCGGGGAGGTGTCGGGCAACACCGACGAGCAGGAGCTCAGCGACGCGGCATCCGCGCTCATCGCCATGATGGACGGCCTGCAGGTGCAGTGGCTCCTCGAGCCCGACGCGATCGACATGCCGCGCATCCTGAGCCGCACGATGGACGAGCTCGTCGACCGGCTGCGGACCACGGCGTAG